CAGAACGACCTTCAATATCAAAAATAGCTCCCATTCCCATATGCAAATGAGGCTCAATGTGGCAATGGAAAGCCCAAACTCCACGATTATCAGCCACAAATCGAAGTGCAGTCCAACCCCATGGAAATATAACTGCAGTGTTTCTTAGAGGTGGGTTCTTTAAGTTAAGCTTTTTCTCATCGTTCTTCGAATTAAACTTACCTTCTCCATAACCCAAGACCCAAAAATCATGCCCATGCAAATGCCACGGGTGAATTTCACTAACATTTGGGGTTATAGCATTGGTGTTTTGAAGTATAATGTCTACCGTGGTATTGAATTGGAGTCTGTAGATCCCACTGCTAGTGGTGACGTTGGTGTTGACAGGTGGCTTCATGATATCATAATTTGCTGGGTAGTTTTCTGGTGGGCTGGTCTGGTCAAATGTATGGTTTAGTAAAAATTTAACTGAGCCCAAATATGGGGTAGATGGTAGTACTAAGGAGACATTGTTTACGGCCCACTTTGTTACACCGTTTAATCTGTTTTGAGTGTTGAGGAGCATGATCCGACGGTTGTAAGTTGTTGGAGGTTTTGGGGACCCCATTCGAgccaaaatatttttggtaaAGGATTTACTGTGGTTATAATCATTCCATTGTGGTGTGACTGGAGGTGGTGAAACGGGGAGTTTTGATGCTGAATTTGGGAGATAATTTAGGAGGGTAAGGCCTTGTGGGGTCTTTGGTTCTCTCCCTCTTACTCCTACTGAAACCCAGTAGTTGTTTCTAGCGTTTTGATGATCTGTGGTTATTAGGACTGAGTAACTTTCGCCTGAATAAATGTCTAAATCATCCACTAAGAATGGTTGCACGTAGTTTCCATCCGCTTCTACTACCAACATTTTGTGAttctgaaaaaaaattaagcaaaaaaaaaggcTATTTATTACACAACAGATCATGGTAAATGTGATACGAgacaatataattatatattagaaaATTGTAGGAATCACCCTCAAGGGATgtactcatatccacccttatttattttggtacctgaaattatttttattcaaattttttctcataattTTGTAAGTTATTATTTAAGAATTATTGTAACAGTATATTGTACgggtgactattttattttatacacgtataaaataaattgtttgaacaatattaatttttatattataaattatttcgaattttttaaaattttataagatatcaataattataaaaaaaaatttaatagcaAAACAAGTAAAAAGTACATGTCTTTTGAATCTCTTTTGAAGTGTAAATTCTAGaatcaccatatataatattCCTTCCTTTTCTCTTATGTAAGATGTTTCGAACCGATTTTTAATTTACATATAATTAGCAGCATTCAAAAGCACAAACCAAATGAAAGAAGATAAATAGTTATACTTGTCCCAaaagggaaaagaaaaaaaaatacttatacaTGGCCTCTTCCAAGATATGCAATTATGTTCGTATGTCcaataattatattttgttggtatttatttattgttaaattAATGAGAGACAACTCATGAGAGAGGTGGATGAACATGTGAAATGAGTCAAATGACTGATCCACTAATGATGAATAGTACACGGAGAGCCTGTAGTGAGCTTAATTAGAAATTAGAATAATAATGCAAAAGTGCATGGACCCCCTGAGCTATATTGAAAATATACGTACTTTGAAAGCAAATAAAACTAAActtgattaatatatatatacatagtcATAATTggtatgttattattatatacattCTCTAGCCATTCGATTTATTTTGTACCTCCTAAACAttaagagcatgtttggtattgttttctgttttttgttttaaaaaattgtttttagaaatgagaacaaaaaatagtttttgaagtttttaaaacacaagtcacgtttggttagtgatttttaaaaacaatattgaccaaaagtg
The Cannabis sativa cultivar Pink pepper isolate KNU-18-1 unplaced genomic scaffold, ASM2916894v1 Contig1, whole genome shotgun sequence genome window above contains:
- the LOC133032945 gene encoding L-ascorbate oxidase-like, producing MVNISPQSRGLMGQLMIRSLILLSLLAVAVVGGRTQVRHYNFDVEYIFGAPDCKEHVVMGINGQFPGPTIRANAGDTVVVHLNNKLHTEGVVIHWHGIRQLGTPWADGTASISQCAINPGEVFTYRFLVDKPGTYFYHGHYGMQRSAGLYGSLIVDVAEGEREPFHYDGELNLLLSDWWHQSVHEQEVGLSSAPIRWIGEPQSLLLNGRGQHNCSLAAHYSNSSSNKCNLKGGEKCAPKILKVQPNKTYRLRIASTTALAALNLAIGNHKMLVVEADGNYVQPFLVDDLDIYSGESYSVLITTDHQNARNNYWVSVGVRGREPKTPQGLTLLNYLPNSASKLPVSPPPVTPQWNDYNHSKSFTKNILARMGSPKPPTTYNRRIMLLNTQNRLNGVTKWAVNNVSLVLPSTPYLGSVKFLLNHTFDQTSPPENYPANYDIMKPPVNTNVTTSSGIYRLQFNTTVDIILQNTNAITPNVSEIHPWHLHGHDFWVLGYGEGKFNSKNDEKKLNLKNPPLRNTAVIFPWGWTALRFVADNRGVWAFHCHIEPHLHMGMGAIFDIEGRSVKGIPSQALACGATGSLMATKNGKYH